One genomic window of Arachis stenosperma cultivar V10309 chromosome 10, arast.V10309.gnm1.PFL2, whole genome shotgun sequence includes the following:
- the LOC130954211 gene encoding protein CPR-5: MDALASPRHRSTIEIPSAEHNSENHKDTDCSSPMPEIVNCASEVAEPINRCENGTLMKRRASLGDSEATSSTSSVRKTKGKGVAFKRRNPRVAVARRKRGNVDEIGLPLGMSFAAVMAQVLYRRDAAAESMSPTHLSSMCTSAIRESLANVFGDKLDGLTRNFEQSFGSTLSTLRLIYESSTNNEGNKVNDMKKEIPNPKLSLDKKDFSRDIVIEDGNSGAASPTEYVNRNGMKENIHVDSVSRHMDPVDRGLILHGQQNQLISFSRSSSGSVIDNPIVSVFEKSIVEQSRSNDLKEIELGFTMRKLKLKETQLSLNMDSNNLERSKLAMGASKVSFKVEKFKNQLEDTKYGELSKKCIDCLIAGLFLMSSSLLYGAYVYSYERIVEVTESCSPSTEDSSSWWTPKSVSYFNSRLNILWCQVQVMSRMIFGVLMIFAIAYLLLMRSTTSSQNMPVTFILLMLGVGCGYCGKLCVDTLGGNGYVWLLYWETLCLLHFFCIGFTSVFYQVLYGPITPAQTFKENPIIRYWIRRFLFYATLLAFLPLLCGLTPFASLSEWKDHLLLKVSDFSEIDS, translated from the exons ATGGACGCTCTTGCTTCTCCCCGCCACCGCTCCACAATTGAAATTCCCAGCGCAGAGCACAATAGCGAGAATCACAAGGACACCGATTGCTCGAGTCCTATGCCTGAGATCGTGAATTGCGCCTCGGAAGTAGCAGAACCGATTAACAGATGCGAGAACGGAACCCTAATGAAGAGAAGGGCCAGCCTTGGTGATTCCGAAGCGACGTCGTCGACGAGTTCCGTGCGGAAAACGAAAGGCAAGGGGGTGGCGTTCAAACGACGGAACCCTAGAGTCGCCGTTGCTCGCCGGAAAAGGGGTAATGTGGACGAAATTGGCCTTCCTCTTGGAATGTCGTTTGCCGCCGTTATGGCTCAG gTTCTGTATAGAAGAGATGCAGCAGCTGAAAGTATGTCGCCCACTCATCTTTCGTCG ATGTGCACCTCAGCTATCAGAGAATCGCTAGCCAAT GTTTTCGGAGACAAGCTGGATGGCCTGACGAGGAATTTTGAGCAGTCTTTTGGTAGCACATTGAGTACACTTAGATTAATTTATGAATCATCTACAAACAATGAAGGGAATAAAGTTAATGATATGAAGAAGGAAATTCCAAATCCTAAATTGAGTCTTGACAAAAAGGATTTCTCAAGAGATATTGTCATTGAAGATGGAAATTCTGGGGCAGCATCTCCTACTGAATATGTTAATCGCAATGGGATGAAGGAGAACATTCATGTGGATTCAGTTAGTCGTCATATGGATCCAGTTGATCGTGGTCTGATTTTGCATGGGCAACAAAATCAGTTGATATCTTTTTCTCGAAGCTCTTCTGGGTCAGTAATTGATAATCCTATCGTCAGTGTTTTTGAGAAATCTATTGTAGAGCAGTCTCGTTCTAATGACCTCAAGGAAATAGAACTTGGCTTTACAATgagaaaattgaaattgaaagagaCACAGTTGTCTCTCAACATGGATTCGAATAACCTAGAAAGATCTAAGTTAGCCATGGGAGCATCAAAGGTGTCTTTCAAAGTTGAAAAGTTTAAGAACCAGTTAGAAGATACAAAATATGGAGAGCTGAGTAAAAAGTGCATAGATTGTCTTATTGCTGGTCTGTTTCTTATGTCATCTTCACTGCTGTATGGTGCTTATGTATACTCCTATGAAAGGATTGTTGAGGTCACCGAATCATGTTCACCATCAACTGAG GACTCTTCCTCTTGGTGGACTCCCAAATCAGTGTCCTATTTCAATTCAAGGTTGAATATTTTGTGGTGTCAAGTTCAAGTTATGAGCCGAATGATATTTGGTGTCTTGATGATATTTGCAATTGCATATTTGCTCCTCATGAGGTCAACAACATCATCACAGAATATGCCAGTTACTTTCATCCTTTTGATGTTAGGAGTTGGTTGCGGATATtgtggcaagctgtgtgtagatACATTGGGAGGGAATGGTTATGTGTGGCTCTTATATTGGGAGACGCTGTGCTTGCTGCATTTCTTCTGTATTGGCTTCACATCCGTTTTCTACCAAGTCCTTTATGGACCCATTACGCCAGCACAAACATTTAAGGAGAATCCCATTATCCGGTACTGGATTCGCCGATTTCTGTTCTATGCTACTTTGCTCGCGTTTCTACCGTTGCTTTGTGGTCTCACGCCTTTTGCAAGCCTATCAGAATGGAAAGACCATTTATTATTGAAGGTGTCAGATTTTAGTGAAATCGATTCCTAA